In one window of Acyrthosiphon pisum isolate AL4f unplaced genomic scaffold, pea_aphid_22Mar2018_4r6ur Scaffold_20500;HRSCAF=21211, whole genome shotgun sequence DNA:
- the LOC107882648 gene encoding uncharacterized protein LOC107882648: protein MSDYSGSIEDKLKKLNINESQKILIMECFAAAKVKNPRNRRYSENWLMLCLMFNIRSPTAYKYIRSTALLPLPHPKTVRKYLSSIKTTCGFDQDFLSLLQKKVSQMTEMAKHGVLLFDSISLQKSLAVNSSNLTYRGLEDFGNEDNSDHHKEYADHALVFMWQSLSSNFYQTIGCFASKGEVKGN, encoded by the coding sequence ATGTCAGATTACAGTGGTTCTATTGAAGATaagttaaagaaattaaatatcaatgagTCTCAGAAAATTCTCATAATGGAATGTTTTGCTGCAGCAAAAGTAAAAAATCCTAGAAATCGCCGTTACAGTGAAAACTGGCTAATgctatgtttaatgtttaatattcgaTCACCAACAGCTTACAAATATATAAGATCTACTGCATTGTTACCATTGCCTCATCCTAAAACAGTCAGGAAATATTTGTCTTCAATTAAAACAACATGTGGCTTTGATCAAGATTTTTTAAGTCTTTTGCAGAAAAAAGTTAGCCAAATGACTGAAATGGCTAAACATGGAGTATTACTTTTTGACTCGATCAGTCTTCAAAAAAGCTTAGCAGTTAATTCATCCAACCTTACCTACAGAGGACTTGAAGATTTTGGCAATGAAGATAATTCAGATCACCACAAGGAGTATGCAGATCATGCACTGGTATTCATGTGGCAGTCATTAAGTTCAAACTTTTACCAAACTATTGGCTGCTTTGCCTCTAAAGGTGAAGTCAAaggtaattaa